The following are encoded in a window of Paenibacillaceae bacterium GAS479 genomic DNA:
- a CDS encoding Flp pilus assembly protein TadB, which translates to MLISPWMIPVIAILLAVALSPLIAGLLRYGEDSIQASSRLEYRRSRTFRARLILRLERSGKPYQELNETLESLQTGIKPEGFVLLSAFLLVMGTGAGVVLFESLKGAVLLGLMLSLIPYLVLKMVLVHRQMQTRLDFLPAVELFYQCYLIAGQRQVRGALKRMVEENRLQGHLKASFEQLYRNLSVRGDDEVSLRLFAASLGHVWGEYFVQIIRVALHEGHSVADNLHELIGDMRRSRRANEQERHKLLEIRVANFTPIFFLALFLGINFRYNPDNSYRYYVNDAAGRDMLLNSLLLIFASFLMGLWLSRKKM; encoded by the coding sequence ATGTTGATTTCACCATGGATGATTCCGGTAATAGCGATTCTGCTAGCCGTTGCTCTAAGCCCATTGATAGCAGGGCTGCTCCGCTATGGCGAAGATTCAATCCAGGCCTCTTCCAGGCTGGAGTATCGTCGCAGTCGTACTTTCAGAGCGCGTTTGATATTGCGGCTCGAGAGGTCGGGCAAGCCTTATCAGGAGCTGAATGAAACATTGGAGTCGCTTCAGACTGGAATCAAGCCGGAAGGATTTGTCCTGCTGTCTGCTTTTCTGCTGGTCATGGGAACAGGGGCTGGGGTGGTTTTGTTCGAAAGTTTGAAGGGAGCTGTGTTGCTTGGACTGATGCTGAGCCTAATCCCCTATCTTGTGCTGAAGATGGTGCTTGTCCATCGCCAGATGCAAACCAGGCTTGATTTTTTGCCTGCGGTAGAGCTCTTTTATCAATGTTATTTGATTGCAGGCCAGAGACAGGTTCGAGGGGCACTTAAACGGATGGTAGAAGAGAATCGGCTCCAAGGACATTTGAAGGCTTCCTTCGAGCAGTTGTACCGAAATCTCAGCGTGAGGGGGGATGATGAGGTCAGTCTTCGGCTGTTTGCAGCTTCTCTTGGGCATGTCTGGGGAGAATATTTTGTCCAGATTATCCGGGTAGCTCTGCACGAAGGGCATTCCGTTGCAGACAATCTGCATGAGTTAATCGGGGATATGCGCAGATCGCGACGAGCCAATGAGCAGGAGCGCCACAAGCTACTGGAAATTCGGGTAGCCAATTTCACTCCGATTTTCTTTTTGGCCCTGTTTCTAGGCATTAACTTTCGTTATAACCCGGATAATTCCTATCGTTACTACGTGAATGATGCAGCTGGCAGGGATATGTTGCTTAATTCTCTGCTGTTGATCTTTGCTTCTTTTTTAATGGGCTTATGGCTGTCACGCAAAAAAATGTAA
- a CDS encoding Outer membrane lipoprotein-sorting protein, whose protein sequence is MRRMGTIAALMACFILLLAGCGKKDAGSVVKDLGKLQDKTETYQGTGIMTLHTATQPLQYKVDVKFQKPNYYRIALTNEKKDLTQIVLRNDEGVFVLTPSLNKVFRFQSNWPEEQGQVYLYQTLVQSILKDNSRQFADDKDSYVFDVMANYQNASLARQKIWLNKSDYSPKQVEVLDSNAAVLVDVKFDTFKFNEKLDKSVFDTKVNLQSSPASGSEPTTAVPEGQDGGAATGTEAEGGGKDGASAPEGSGSEAAADPTSSSFIPMEPSYLGPEGIALKDSNDIEFGGNPGVMFRYDGTYSYTLIETQPEDYSVATGTGEMVNLGFTVGQLSIGQEQQTLAWTYMGTEFRLTSDNLPEDELIKVAQSVVDEMTK, encoded by the coding sequence ATGCGTCGCATGGGAACGATTGCGGCTTTGATGGCCTGCTTTATTCTGTTGCTGGCTGGCTGTGGAAAAAAGGACGCGGGGTCGGTTGTGAAAGATCTCGGTAAGCTGCAAGACAAGACGGAGACTTATCAAGGTACGGGCATCATGACGCTGCACACTGCAACACAGCCGCTTCAATACAAGGTCGATGTGAAGTTTCAGAAGCCGAATTATTACCGCATCGCTCTGACGAATGAGAAGAAGGACTTAACGCAAATCGTTCTGCGGAACGACGAAGGTGTGTTCGTACTGACGCCGAGCCTCAACAAGGTATTCCGCTTCCAAAGCAATTGGCCGGAGGAGCAAGGTCAAGTCTATCTGTATCAGACGCTGGTCCAAAGCATCCTGAAAGACAACTCCCGTCAGTTCGCGGATGACAAGGACAGCTATGTGTTTGATGTCATGGCGAACTATCAGAATGCTTCCCTGGCCCGCCAAAAAATTTGGCTGAACAAATCAGACTACTCTCCAAAACAGGTCGAGGTGCTGGATTCCAACGCCGCTGTCCTGGTCGACGTTAAGTTTGATACGTTCAAATTCAATGAAAAGCTTGATAAGAGCGTCTTTGATACAAAAGTAAATCTGCAAAGCTCTCCGGCGTCAGGCTCGGAGCCGACCACAGCCGTCCCTGAAGGACAGGATGGCGGTGCGGCTACCGGCACTGAAGCAGAGGGTGGCGGCAAGGATGGAGCTTCTGCACCTGAGGGAAGCGGCAGTGAAGCGGCTGCTGACCCTACCAGCTCTTCATTCATCCCTATGGAGCCATCCTATTTGGGACCGGAAGGAATCGCGCTTAAGGACTCCAATGACATCGAATTTGGCGGCAATCCTGGTGTGATGTTCCGATATGACGGCACCTACAGCTACACTTTGATCGAAACGCAGCCGGAGGACTACTCAGTAGCGACGGGAACTGGCGAGATGGTCAATCTTGGCTTTACGGTCGGACAGCTGAGCATAGGCCAGGAGCAGCAGACGCTTGCCTGGACCTATATGGGTACGGAATTCCGCCTTACATCCGATAACCTCCCAGAAGACGAGTTGATTAAGGTTGCACAGTCTGTTGTGGATGAAATGACCAAATAA
- a CDS encoding pilus assembly protein CpaF — protein sequence MSEPSRFSPSRYSARIRAGMRDRAEEETAEGSSLPAGHISEAGRRLPDDFSKAAEDMRSYLSSPRGMTEEERREYGERLNRAVLGYAQERKEIMALVKDRLLKLRLHELPGMSGQYHSLADALFAEVIGLGVLELALQDRSGLEEIQVVGTRIYLMRGGNTERSSYSFQNLREVQRIQQNLVLYNNDRINPRKRWAEVMLRDGTRVTMTAFGFTSLPTLTLRFYNARAFRLKELTEQHYSTLTPEMVLMLQAVLTCRYNLVLIGPTGSGKTHLLKALIAELPDEERLVTLESRLEMMLGRDFPDKNVVEYETDEEDVLHRPAQAFKLALRQSPQRIVHAEIRDEDANIYVRACTRGHAGSMTTVHASKLEDVPEAITDMCMLDGRAMNPERLCKRIARYVTQIGIEMRLVDGKRRIIRMGEILWKEGEAELDEWAVYHSGVGWKFISAPRAETCRRLAAAGYSLTEAGFGGLPPSVTTEVIERQYAGGGESIC from the coding sequence ATGAGTGAGCCCAGCCGTTTCTCGCCCTCTAGATATTCAGCTCGAATCCGTGCGGGCATGCGTGACAGAGCAGAAGAGGAAACTGCGGAAGGCTCGTCTCTCCCCGCGGGGCACATTAGCGAAGCTGGGAGGCGCCTTCCGGATGATTTTTCGAAGGCAGCAGAAGATATGCGTTCTTATCTCTCTTCTCCCCGAGGCATGACTGAGGAGGAGCGGCGCGAATATGGGGAGCGGCTAAACCGTGCTGTTCTCGGATACGCTCAAGAGCGCAAGGAGATTATGGCATTGGTCAAGGACAGGCTGCTGAAGTTGAGGCTGCATGAGCTACCGGGTATGAGCGGTCAGTATCATTCCCTGGCAGATGCGCTGTTTGCAGAAGTGATTGGCCTTGGTGTTCTGGAGTTAGCTCTGCAGGATCGGAGCGGCTTGGAGGAAATACAGGTTGTTGGGACCCGGATTTATCTTATGCGAGGGGGCAACACGGAGCGCTCGTCCTACAGCTTCCAGAACTTGAGGGAAGTGCAGCGGATTCAGCAGAACCTGGTTTTGTACAACAATGACCGAATCAATCCGCGCAAGCGGTGGGCGGAAGTTATGCTGCGCGATGGCACTCGGGTTACGATGACGGCGTTTGGTTTTACTTCGTTGCCTACACTGACGCTCCGCTTCTACAACGCCCGTGCATTTCGGCTAAAGGAGCTGACGGAGCAGCATTACAGCACGCTTACGCCAGAGATGGTTCTCATGCTGCAAGCCGTGTTAACCTGCCGCTACAATCTTGTACTCATCGGGCCTACGGGCTCGGGGAAGACTCATCTGCTCAAGGCGCTAATTGCCGAGCTGCCGGACGAGGAGCGGCTCGTAACGCTGGAGTCCCGGTTAGAGATGATGTTGGGGAGGGATTTCCCGGATAAAAATGTCGTGGAGTACGAGACGGATGAGGAGGATGTACTGCATCGACCGGCTCAAGCGTTTAAGCTGGCTCTGCGGCAATCTCCGCAGCGTATCGTGCATGCTGAAATTCGAGATGAGGATGCCAATATTTATGTCCGGGCTTGTACCAGGGGACATGCTGGCAGCATGACAACAGTGCATGCCAGCAAGCTGGAGGATGTTCCGGAAGCAATCACCGATATGTGTATGCTTGATGGCAGGGCGATGAATCCGGAGCGTCTATGCAAGCGGATTGCTCGTTATGTGACTCAGATCGGAATCGAGATGAGACTGGTCGATGGCAAGCGCAGAATTATCCGCATGGGGGAGATTCTCTGGAAGGAAGGAGAGGCTGAGCTGGATGAATGGGCAGTTTACCACAGCGGTGTGGGCTGGAAGTTTATATCTGCTCCCAGAGCTGAAACTTGCCGAAGGCTCGCGGCTGCTGGTTATTCGCTGACAGAGGCAGGCTTCGGAGGGCTGCCTCCGTCAGTGACAACGGAGGTGATCGAGCGACAGTATGCCGGTGGAGGAGAAAGCATATGTTGA
- a CDS encoding aspartyl/glutamyl-tRNA(Asn/Gln) amidotransferase subunit A gives MALFDMRLQDLHNELASGKLSAAELTEASYKRIAETDERIGAFLTLNEEGARARAAELDRSGGEKGLLHALPAGIKDNIVTKGLRTTCASQFLSNYNPIYDATAAGKLNAAGAVTIGKLNMDEFAMGGSNENSSFKPVRNPWNTDYVPGGSSGGSAAAVAAGQVYFALGSDTGGSIRQPASYCGVVGLKPTYGLVSRFGLVAFASSLDAIGPLTKNVEDSAYVLQAIAGHDGMDSTSAEVAIPDYVSSLTGDVAGMHIGVPKEYMGQGIDPKVKESVLAALKVFESLGATWEEVSLPHTEYAVAAYYLLASSEASSNLARFDGVRYGVRADNPDNLLDLYRKSRSQGFGQEVKRRIMLGTYALSSGYYDAYYLKAQKVRTLIKRDFDQAFEKFDLLLGPTAPTPAFRIGEQIGDPLTMYLNDIVTIPVSLAGVPAISVPCGFVDGLPVGLQLIGKAFDEATVLRAAHAYEQNTDHHKARPQL, from the coding sequence TTGGCTTTATTTGATATGCGGTTGCAGGATTTACATAACGAGCTCGCTTCCGGCAAGCTGTCGGCGGCTGAGCTGACCGAGGCGTCCTACAAGCGGATTGCTGAGACGGATGAGCGTATCGGAGCTTTTCTGACCTTGAACGAGGAAGGGGCGCGAGCGAGAGCGGCTGAGCTTGATCGCTCCGGCGGGGAGAAGGGACTTCTTCACGCTCTGCCTGCGGGAATCAAGGACAATATTGTTACTAAAGGCTTGCGCACGACATGTGCCAGTCAGTTTCTATCTAATTACAATCCGATTTACGACGCGACTGCGGCCGGCAAGCTGAATGCCGCTGGCGCCGTAACGATCGGCAAGCTTAACATGGATGAATTCGCGATGGGCGGCTCCAACGAGAACTCCAGCTTCAAACCGGTTCGTAATCCATGGAACACGGATTATGTACCTGGTGGCTCAAGCGGTGGATCAGCCGCTGCTGTTGCGGCAGGGCAGGTCTATTTTGCTCTAGGATCCGACACTGGCGGTTCGATTCGTCAGCCCGCATCTTATTGCGGTGTTGTCGGTTTAAAGCCGACTTACGGCCTCGTATCCCGCTTCGGGCTCGTGGCGTTTGCATCCTCGCTTGATGCGATTGGCCCGCTCACCAAAAATGTCGAAGATTCCGCCTATGTGCTGCAGGCAATTGCCGGCCATGACGGGATGGATTCCACCTCTGCAGAGGTAGCCATTCCGGATTATGTCAGCTCGCTGACTGGCGATGTCGCTGGAATGCACATCGGTGTTCCGAAGGAATATATGGGTCAAGGAATTGATCCTAAGGTTAAGGAATCTGTATTGGCAGCGCTAAAGGTGTTCGAGAGCCTCGGCGCGACTTGGGAGGAAGTATCCCTGCCGCATACAGAATACGCGGTGGCGGCGTACTACCTGCTAGCCTCTTCGGAAGCCTCCTCCAACCTTGCTCGCTTTGATGGTGTACGTTATGGCGTGAGAGCAGACAATCCGGATAATTTGCTGGATCTGTATCGCAAATCTCGCAGTCAGGGCTTTGGCCAGGAGGTCAAGCGTCGCATTATGCTAGGGACCTATGCTTTGAGTTCCGGCTACTATGATGCTTATTATCTTAAAGCCCAGAAGGTTCGCACGCTGATCAAGCGCGACTTCGACCAAGCATTTGAGAAGTTTGATCTGCTGCTCGGGCCAACTGCCCCGACGCCTGCCTTCCGTATCGGAGAGCAGATCGGCGATCCGCTAACGATGTATCTGAACGATATCGTGACGATTCCGGTCAGTCTTGCCGGCGTTCCGGCGATCAGCGTCCCTTGCGGCTTCGTAGACGGCCTACCGGTCGGTCTGCAGCTGATTGGCAAAGCTTTTGATGAAGCAACAGTGCTGCGCGCGGCGCATGCCTATGAACAGAACACGGATCACCATAAGGCGCGCCCGCAGCTGTAG
- a CDS encoding aspartyl/glutamyl-tRNA(Asn/Gln) amidotransferase subunit C produces the protein MSIGMKDVEHVANLARLELSADEKEQFVGQLNAILKYAEKLGELDTDGVEPTSHVLPVTNVMREDVVKESLSNETALLNAPDDEDGQFKVPAVLE, from the coding sequence ATGAGCATCGGCATGAAGGATGTCGAGCATGTAGCCAATCTGGCGCGTCTTGAACTGAGCGCGGATGAGAAGGAACAGTTCGTCGGCCAACTGAACGCGATTCTCAAATATGCGGAGAAGCTGGGTGAGTTGGATACGGATGGCGTAGAGCCTACCAGCCATGTGCTTCCGGTGACAAACGTAATGCGGGAGGATGTCGTCAAGGAATCCTTATCCAATGAGACTGCCTTGTTGAACGCCCCGGATGACGAGGATGGACAGTTCAAGGTACCGGCTGTACTTGAATAG
- a CDS encoding mRNA interferase MazF has translation MIVKRGDVFFADLSPVVGSEQGGVRPVLVLQNDIGNRFSPTVIVAAITAQIQKAKLPTHVEIDAKAHGFDRDSVILLEQIRTIDKQRLTDKITHLDDEMMRHVDDALQISVGLIDF, from the coding sequence TTGATCGTCAAACGCGGAGATGTGTTTTTCGCTGACCTATCGCCCGTTGTGGGCTCCGAGCAAGGTGGTGTCCGCCCCGTACTCGTTCTACAGAATGACATCGGCAACCGGTTCAGCCCGACCGTTATCGTTGCTGCCATCACGGCCCAAATCCAAAAGGCCAAGTTGCCTACTCATGTGGAGATTGACGCCAAGGCCCACGGCTTCGATCGTGATTCCGTTATTCTTCTCGAGCAGATCCGAACGATCGACAAACAACGGCTCACGGACAAAATTACCCATCTCGATGACGAGATGATGCGTCATGTCGATGACGCGCTTCAAATCAGCGTGGGCTTGATTGATTTTTAA
- a CDS encoding alanine racemase: MNRMYNYYRPTRAEISLDALRSNIGTFRSSVPDGMKLLASVKANAYGHGLVQISQEAEACGVDYLGVAFLDEAVQIRRSGVMMPILVLGYVPPNGLEIARSLDITIALFRDDVLETARSLPEDSSKKLKVHIKLDTGMGRLGKLADGSADAMRFIEAALRVPQLQVEGLFTHFAKSDETDKYYTKLQYERFAAVVHEVRSRSLPIEIIHSANTAAGIDTPELGGDMLRLGIGMYGLYPSHEVDHSKVRLKPVLSLKTEVVMVKELQESWGISYGTRYFAEAGERIGTIPIGYADGFSRLLTGKAHVLLRGQRVPVLGTICMDQCMISLGAAEASGEGPVATGEEAVLIGSQLGAEITAEEVADQLGTINYELICMLAARVPRVYMRDGKVVAVSNALDVQ, from the coding sequence ATGAATAGGATGTATAATTACTACCGTCCGACTCGTGCCGAAATTTCACTGGATGCTCTGCGAAGCAATATTGGGACATTCAGAAGTTCTGTGCCGGATGGAATGAAGCTGCTGGCATCGGTTAAGGCCAATGCCTACGGACATGGACTTGTCCAGATTTCCCAGGAGGCGGAAGCCTGCGGAGTGGATTATCTGGGAGTTGCTTTTCTTGATGAGGCGGTACAGATCAGGCGTTCTGGTGTAATGATGCCGATTCTTGTGCTTGGCTATGTGCCTCCGAATGGGCTAGAGATTGCCCGTTCCCTTGATATTACGATTGCTCTGTTCCGGGACGATGTGCTGGAGACTGCAAGGTCTTTACCCGAGGACAGCTCTAAAAAACTAAAAGTGCATATCAAGCTCGACACAGGCATGGGTAGGCTTGGCAAGCTGGCAGATGGCTCCGCCGATGCCATGCGTTTTATTGAAGCCGCTCTGCGTGTTCCGCAGCTTCAGGTTGAAGGGCTGTTTACGCATTTTGCGAAGTCCGATGAGACCGATAAATACTACACAAAGCTGCAATACGAGCGCTTCGCGGCGGTCGTACATGAAGTCCGCAGCCGTTCTCTGCCGATTGAGATCATACACAGCGCCAATACGGCCGCTGGCATTGATACACCTGAGCTCGGAGGAGATATGCTCCGTCTTGGCATTGGCATGTACGGGCTGTATCCATCCCATGAGGTGGATCATTCCAAGGTACGGTTGAAGCCGGTATTATCGCTCAAAACGGAAGTGGTCATGGTCAAAGAGCTTCAGGAGTCTTGGGGTATCAGCTACGGAACCCGCTACTTCGCGGAAGCGGGAGAACGAATCGGTACGATCCCGATCGGTTACGCAGATGGCTTCAGCCGATTGCTCACTGGCAAGGCTCATGTGCTGCTCCGCGGGCAGCGAGTGCCGGTTCTCGGCACGATCTGTATGGATCAGTGCATGATCTCGCTTGGTGCTGCGGAGGCTTCAGGCGAAGGGCCGGTAGCTACTGGAGAGGAAGCGGTGCTGATTGGCTCCCAGCTCGGCGCTGAAATAACAGCCGAGGAGGTCGCGGACCAGCTCGGCACGATCAACTATGAGTTGATTTGTATGCTGGCTGCCCGCGTACCTAGAGTTTATATGCGTGATGGCAAAGTTGTAGCCGTCTCAAACGCGTTGGATGTGCAGTAG
- a CDS encoding aspartyl/glutamyl-tRNA(Asn/Gln) amidotransferase subunit B: MTQFNTYETVIGLEVHVELHTASKIFCGCSTSFGAPPNTHTCPICLGHPGVLPVLNRQAVDYAMKAAMALNCTVADVSKFDRKNYFYPDSPKAYQISQFDQPIGENGWIDIEVNGETKRIGITRLHLEEDAGKLTHVEGGFASLVDFNRVGTPLIEIVSEPDLRSPEEAKAYLEKLRAIMQYCDVSDVKMEEGSLRCDANVSLRPWGQEKFGTRAELKNMNSFRGVQRGLEYEQIRQADILDANGTVVQETRRWDDAQGKTFAMRGKEESHDYRYFPDPDLVRLFIDSEWKERVRASIPELPDARQARYSAEYGLPAYDAAVITSSKKLADFFEESLGYTKDAKAVANWIMGDLLAYLNQNNKEIDAVSITGQGLGEMIGLLEKGTISGKIAKTVFKEMLESGKLPQQIVEEQGLVQISDEGAIKGIVEKVVAANPQSVEDYKAGKEKAIGFLVGQVMKESRGKANPGLANKLLVDYLNA, from the coding sequence ATGACGCAATTCAATACCTACGAGACGGTCATCGGGCTTGAAGTGCACGTAGAGCTTCACACGGCCAGCAAAATCTTCTGCGGCTGCTCGACGTCCTTCGGCGCCCCGCCGAATACTCATACTTGCCCCATCTGTCTGGGACATCCCGGCGTGCTGCCGGTGCTCAACCGACAGGCGGTCGACTATGCCATGAAAGCAGCGATGGCACTAAACTGTACTGTTGCTGATGTGAGCAAGTTTGACCGTAAAAACTATTTTTATCCGGATTCACCAAAAGCGTACCAAATTTCGCAATTCGATCAGCCGATCGGTGAAAACGGCTGGATCGACATTGAGGTGAACGGTGAGACGAAGCGGATCGGCATTACCCGCCTCCATCTGGAGGAAGATGCCGGCAAACTGACACATGTCGAGGGTGGCTTTGCCTCTCTCGTTGATTTCAATCGTGTTGGCACTCCTCTCATCGAAATCGTATCCGAGCCGGATTTGCGCTCCCCGGAGGAGGCTAAGGCCTATCTGGAGAAGCTGCGTGCTATTATGCAGTATTGCGATGTGTCCGATGTGAAGATGGAGGAAGGCAGCCTGCGCTGTGACGCTAACGTCAGCTTGCGTCCATGGGGACAGGAGAAATTCGGCACTCGTGCAGAGCTCAAGAACATGAACTCCTTCCGTGGTGTACAGCGTGGACTTGAGTACGAACAAATTCGCCAGGCTGACATCCTTGATGCTAACGGCACAGTTGTACAGGAAACTCGTCGCTGGGACGACGCACAAGGCAAAACCTTTGCTATGCGCGGCAAGGAAGAATCGCATGACTATCGCTACTTCCCCGATCCAGACCTTGTTCGGCTGTTTATTGACAGCGAGTGGAAAGAGCGCGTTCGTGCTTCTATTCCGGAGCTTCCGGATGCACGTCAAGCTCGCTATTCGGCGGAATATGGTTTGCCGGCTTATGATGCCGCAGTAATCACTTCCTCCAAAAAGCTTGCGGATTTCTTTGAGGAGAGTCTGGGCTACACCAAGGATGCCAAGGCGGTTGCCAACTGGATCATGGGTGATTTGCTCGCTTATTTGAATCAAAACAACAAGGAAATCGACGCTGTTAGCATTACCGGCCAAGGGCTTGGGGAGATGATCGGTCTGCTGGAAAAAGGCACGATCAGTGGCAAAATCGCCAAAACCGTCTTTAAGGAGATGCTGGAGAGCGGCAAGCTACCACAGCAGATCGTTGAGGAGCAGGGTCTGGTACAAATCAGCGATGAAGGTGCCATCAAGGGCATCGTTGAGAAAGTTGTTGCCGCCAACCCGCAATCGGTTGAGGATTACAAAGCGGGCAAGGAGAAAGCAATTGGCTTCCTTGTCGGCCAAGTGATGAAGGAGTCCCGTGGCAAAGCCAATCCGGGTCTCGCCAACAAGCTGTTAGTCGATTATTTGAACGCTTGA
- a CDS encoding CopG family transcriptional regulator / antitoxin EndoAI, with product MANLQNTKRIMISIPDHLLEEVDGIVAKENSNRSEFIRQAMKLYLVERKKRQIRELMQRGYLEMAKINLNMASEAFQAEEDADRALGRLVSGV from the coding sequence GTGGCCAATTTACAGAATACCAAACGAATCATGATCAGTATCCCGGATCATCTGCTGGAAGAAGTAGACGGGATCGTCGCCAAGGAAAATTCCAACCGCAGTGAATTTATCCGCCAGGCGATGAAACTTTATCTGGTGGAACGCAAAAAACGTCAAATCCGTGAATTGATGCAACGCGGTTATCTGGAGATGGCAAAAATCAACCTGAATATGGCCTCGGAAGCTTTCCAAGCGGAGGAAGATGCAGACCGTGCACTCGGCCGTCTCGTTAGCGGGGTGTAG
- a CDS encoding L-ascorbate metabolism protein UlaG, beta-lactamase superfamily yields the protein MEVVFHGQSCVGITLDNGKSLLIDPFLSGNPLAKTSAEEVSADYILLTHAHQDHILDAAAISKRTGAPIVAIPELAAYMSWQGAKTLEMNMGGTVDLGFAKATMIPAFHSSGIVIAEEQRIIYGGMPAGFVIEVEGVKFLHAGDTCLFSDMALIGRRHKLDVAFIPIGDHYTMGPEDALQAAEWYGAGLVVPIHYDTFPPIQQDAGAFVAKLQELGIRGQVVEPGSKVNLSLLER from the coding sequence ATGGAAGTTGTTTTTCATGGTCAATCCTGTGTTGGTATTACGCTTGATAATGGCAAGTCTTTACTGATAGATCCGTTCCTTAGCGGCAATCCGCTTGCCAAGACGAGTGCTGAAGAGGTTTCTGCAGATTATATTCTGCTGACTCATGCCCATCAGGACCACATCCTTGATGCGGCAGCGATATCGAAGCGTACAGGAGCACCGATTGTAGCTATTCCGGAGCTGGCTGCCTATATGTCCTGGCAGGGAGCCAAGACGCTTGAAATGAATATGGGAGGCACGGTGGATCTTGGCTTTGCCAAGGCAACGATGATTCCGGCCTTCCATAGCTCGGGCATTGTAATTGCCGAAGAACAGCGGATTATTTATGGCGGCATGCCGGCTGGATTTGTGATTGAAGTCGAGGGAGTTAAGTTTCTGCATGCTGGAGACACATGTTTGTTCTCAGACATGGCTTTGATCGGACGCAGGCACAAGCTGGACGTAGCTTTCATTCCTATTGGCGATCATTATACGATGGGTCCTGAAGATGCTCTTCAAGCTGCTGAATGGTACGGTGCAGGGCTAGTTGTGCCGATTCATTATGATACATTCCCGCCGATTCAGCAGGACGCTGGAGCATTTGTGGCCAAGCTCCAGGAGCTCGGCATCCGCGGTCAGGTTGTCGAGCCGGGCAGCAAGGTAAACCTTTCCTTGTTGGAACGATAG
- a CDS encoding Chaperone for flagella basal body P-ring formation, whose product MSKGKGRMIMFTAILLSAFLVYGLYLVQLRMLEKQHSVQVVVPKRFIAAGERMEVNDLQYQTIVSSAYVEDMITDFEEAAGKEAVVPLGQGEPLRGWKMDLYRLLPSRDQSTFQLPREYVLSVSSGIRAGDRVVLYVSGAGASSQRLFAEPITVASVKTSSNQEIDDMDNPNLLSLAEGDRQKMYASRRDANGLIEFINLNLTEAQWLRIDALCKSGENRLVIAFSPESLNIMVAQPTMENSP is encoded by the coding sequence ATGAGCAAAGGAAAGGGCAGAATGATTATGTTTACAGCTATTTTACTGTCGGCGTTTTTAGTTTACGGACTGTACCTCGTTCAACTGCGAATGCTTGAAAAGCAGCACTCGGTTCAGGTAGTCGTACCCAAACGTTTTATTGCAGCGGGTGAGCGTATGGAGGTCAATGACCTTCAGTATCAGACCATCGTGTCATCCGCTTATGTGGAGGATATGATCACTGATTTTGAGGAGGCAGCGGGCAAGGAAGCCGTTGTGCCGCTTGGACAAGGCGAGCCGCTGCGGGGCTGGAAGATGGACCTCTACCGGCTTTTGCCATCCCGCGATCAGTCAACATTCCAGTTGCCCCGGGAGTATGTGCTGTCGGTATCGAGCGGCATCCGTGCCGGCGACCGAGTTGTGTTGTACGTATCCGGAGCGGGAGCGTCATCCCAGCGGCTTTTTGCAGAACCGATTACGGTAGCGTCAGTTAAGACGAGCAGCAATCAAGAAATCGATGACATGGATAATCCTAATCTGCTGTCACTTGCTGAAGGAGATAGGCAGAAGATGTACGCCTCCAGGAGAGACGCCAACGGATTAATAGAGTTTATTAATCTCAATCTGACCGAGGCACAGTGGCTGAGAATTGATGCCCTTTGCAAAAGTGGGGAAAACCGGCTAGTGATTGCCTTCAGCCCGGAATCACTGAATATAATGGTCGCTCAGCCAACCATGGAGAACTCGCCATGA